A single window of Granulicella sibirica DNA harbors:
- the flgG gene encoding flagellar basal-body rod protein FlgG produces the protein MIRALYTAASGMTAQQLNLDNIANNLANSSTTGFQQRRLQFSDLLYQNAVMPGSAATQQTTNASGLQVGLGVRPTTTETMQTQGDFNTTGNPLDLAISGGGFFQILLPNGQTGYTRAGSFHTDAQGNMVTGDGNPLQPAVTIPPDATTVTIGSDGTVSVVQPGQTQSTQVGSIQLALFVNPGGLNSVGNNIYLATTASGDPVIGNPGGAEGLGTLQQGMLEQSNVSVVDEFVQMIVAQRSYESNSRVVKAADEMLQQLNQLSQ, from the coding sequence ATGATTCGTGCTCTTTATACGGCCGCTAGCGGCATGACCGCTCAGCAATTGAACCTCGATAACATCGCTAATAACCTGGCTAACTCCAGCACTACCGGATTCCAACAGCGCCGACTCCAGTTCTCCGATCTTCTGTACCAGAATGCCGTGATGCCTGGATCGGCCGCGACCCAGCAGACAACGAATGCTTCCGGTCTGCAGGTTGGGCTTGGCGTCCGCCCCACGACGACGGAGACCATGCAGACGCAGGGTGATTTCAATACCACAGGCAATCCGCTTGATCTCGCGATCTCTGGTGGAGGGTTCTTTCAGATTCTCCTTCCCAATGGGCAGACTGGATACACGCGTGCCGGGTCTTTCCACACGGACGCGCAGGGCAACATGGTTACGGGTGATGGCAACCCACTACAACCGGCCGTGACGATCCCGCCCGATGCGACAACGGTCACCATTGGAAGCGACGGCACGGTTAGTGTTGTCCAACCGGGCCAGACGCAATCAACCCAGGTTGGCAGCATTCAGCTAGCGCTGTTCGTGAATCCGGGCGGCCTCAACAGCGTTGGCAACAATATCTATCTTGCGACGACTGCTTCTGGCGATCCCGTTATCGGCAATCCCGGTGGAGCCGAAGGGCTTGGGACCCTGCAGCAGGGGATGCTTGAGCAGTCGAACGTAAGCGTTGTCGATGAGTTCGTGCAAATGATCGTTGCTCAGCGTTCTTATGAGTCCAACTCCCGCGTCGTGAAGGCTGCAGACGAGATGTTGCAGCAGTTGAACCAGCTCTCGCAGTAA
- the fliR gene encoding flagellar biosynthetic protein FliR: MQIPFGDVIEALLAIGVRISGLMLFAPFLGSVVIPARIKAALTLALTFLMYPMISKTLPPQPLSEWPLLVFRELLVGVAIGIATSIVFEAVQMAGQVLSIQMGYSLVNILDPNTQVDTTVVAMFHQSIAMLIFLRLDVHLWLLRAIGNSFGYLPPGAAQLTRPFTLSLIGAGAMILSIGVQIAAPVLSATLLTDIVLGLLGKASPQLPLMVLGPAVKSLLGLTILFTSLKYWPDMFRSLFLNSMGYADRLMHLAR, encoded by the coding sequence ATGCAGATACCCTTTGGAGATGTAATCGAGGCACTGCTCGCGATCGGAGTCCGTATCTCCGGACTGATGCTCTTCGCGCCGTTTCTCGGAAGCGTTGTGATCCCGGCTCGGATCAAGGCTGCCCTCACGCTCGCGTTGACCTTCCTCATGTATCCGATGATCTCGAAGACACTGCCGCCGCAGCCGCTGAGCGAGTGGCCGTTACTTGTGTTCCGGGAGTTGCTAGTTGGCGTTGCGATTGGGATTGCGACGTCGATCGTGTTCGAAGCGGTCCAGATGGCGGGACAGGTATTAAGCATTCAGATGGGGTATTCGCTGGTGAACATCCTGGATCCGAACACGCAGGTCGATACCACAGTGGTCGCGATGTTTCATCAGTCGATTGCCATGCTCATCTTCCTGCGTCTCGATGTTCATCTCTGGTTACTGCGCGCAATTGGAAATAGTTTCGGATATCTACCGCCCGGTGCCGCACAACTTACCCGTCCTTTCACTCTCAGTCTGATTGGGGCGGGAGCGATGATTCTTTCGATAGGAGTGCAGATAGCGGCACCGGTCCTTTCTGCGACCTTGTTGACCGATATAGTGCTTGGTCTTCTTGGCAAGGCGTCGCCACAACTCCCGCTGATGGTTCTTGGCCCGGCGGTGAAGAGCTTGCTCGGTCTGACGATCCTGTTCACCTCACTCAAGTACTGGCCGGATATGTTCCGGTCGCTTTTTCTCAACTCGATGGGCTATGCCGATCGGCTGATGCACCTGGCTCGATAA
- the flhA gene encoding flagellar biosynthesis protein FlhA: protein MAAPKTVTKSNGFLKMLGASGEWVVPVAAVAMVFVMLVPMPSFLLDLMLTVSITASVLVLLTAVQILKPVEFSVFPSLLLLLTLLRLSLDLASTRRILLHGNEGASAAGHVIEAFGQFVVGGNYIVGFVIFLALIAIQYLVVSHGAVRTAEVTARFTLDAMPGKQMAIDADLNAGLITEQQARKRRENVAREAEFCGAMDGAARFSQRDSLATILIMAINIIAGFLIGVFQQGIPFQEALKTYTILTVGDGLVSILPSLLVSVAGGIVVTRAASKESLGVNVRKQILNSPRLLWIGGGVLAALGMIPGLPKVAFFSVAAALMYAAWKIKTEKPAEDADLAEVAPAVAAKGAPGAALATEAMDSVLKLDELMLEVGVGLVPLVDAKQGGQLLARVKALRKSLAQQLGFLVPSIHITDNLSLREGEYVVHLRGVEIARWELRRGSLLAISSEPGAPNLPGEETREPAFDVPAKWISRELQAQAIASGYAVVDSTSVLAAHLSELIKRNAYELLSRHETKRLIDRLNDSHPKLVEELIPKLMSLGEVQKVLQQLLREQVSIRDLGTILESLVDTAATNKNPVALVEAARQTLGRALIRPLLDAKGELRVVTLDTSIEEECSRAANMQSGQLSSSALQISVARRVLDSLRTSFGDQIGEAPPVLLCSSPGRFYLRRLLEPFLPKVVVISPTEIPPMTMVQSVGVVR from the coding sequence ATGGCGGCGCCAAAGACAGTAACGAAGAGCAACGGATTCCTTAAGATGCTCGGTGCGTCCGGCGAGTGGGTCGTACCCGTGGCTGCGGTTGCCATGGTTTTTGTCATGCTCGTCCCGATGCCCAGTTTTCTCCTCGATCTGATGCTGACGGTGAGCATCACGGCGTCAGTGTTGGTCCTGCTGACTGCTGTTCAGATCTTGAAGCCGGTAGAGTTCTCGGTATTTCCTAGCCTGCTTCTACTCCTCACGCTCCTGAGGCTTTCGTTGGACCTCGCAAGTACCCGTCGTATTCTCCTGCATGGAAATGAAGGTGCTTCGGCTGCGGGACATGTCATCGAGGCGTTCGGGCAGTTTGTCGTTGGCGGCAACTATATTGTTGGATTCGTCATCTTCCTGGCTTTGATCGCGATCCAGTATCTCGTTGTCAGTCATGGTGCCGTCCGTACGGCCGAAGTAACGGCCAGGTTCACGCTCGACGCTATGCCAGGTAAGCAGATGGCCATCGATGCGGATCTGAATGCGGGGTTGATCACAGAGCAGCAGGCGCGCAAAAGGCGCGAGAATGTGGCTCGTGAAGCTGAATTCTGCGGAGCCATGGATGGCGCTGCGCGCTTCTCGCAACGTGATTCGCTGGCAACCATTCTCATTATGGCGATCAACATCATCGCCGGCTTTCTCATCGGAGTTTTTCAGCAGGGCATTCCTTTCCAAGAGGCGCTAAAGACCTACACGATCCTCACGGTTGGTGACGGACTCGTTTCGATTCTGCCTTCCCTTCTTGTGTCGGTGGCGGGCGGTATCGTCGTCACGCGAGCGGCATCGAAGGAGTCACTGGGCGTCAACGTCAGAAAACAGATCCTGAACAGCCCGCGCCTCCTCTGGATCGGCGGCGGTGTGCTGGCGGCCCTTGGCATGATTCCCGGGCTTCCGAAGGTAGCATTCTTCAGCGTGGCGGCTGCCTTGATGTACGCTGCGTGGAAGATCAAGACAGAAAAGCCAGCGGAAGATGCCGACCTGGCGGAAGTTGCACCGGCTGTTGCCGCAAAGGGCGCCCCTGGAGCCGCCTTAGCGACGGAAGCCATGGACTCGGTCCTCAAGCTTGACGAGCTAATGCTTGAAGTGGGCGTCGGGCTGGTTCCGCTGGTCGATGCAAAGCAGGGCGGACAGCTGCTTGCCCGCGTCAAAGCTCTGCGAAAGAGTTTGGCGCAACAGCTTGGGTTCCTTGTGCCTTCGATTCACATCACAGATAACCTCTCACTGCGCGAAGGAGAGTATGTGGTTCATCTGCGGGGCGTTGAAATTGCAAGGTGGGAGTTGAGGCGGGGTTCGCTGCTCGCGATCAGCTCCGAACCAGGCGCGCCGAACCTCCCCGGAGAAGAGACCAGAGAGCCGGCATTCGACGTACCAGCCAAGTGGATCAGCAGGGAACTCCAGGCGCAAGCGATTGCATCCGGTTACGCTGTGGTGGATTCCACATCGGTTCTCGCGGCGCACCTGTCGGAGCTCATCAAGAGGAACGCTTATGAGCTTTTGTCCCGCCATGAGACAAAGCGATTGATCGATCGCCTTAATGATTCTCACCCGAAGCTGGTGGAAGAGCTGATTCCTAAGTTGATGAGCCTGGGAGAGGTTCAGAAGGTTCTACAGCAGCTCCTGCGCGAGCAGGTGTCGATCCGTGATCTCGGAACGATCCTCGAGTCCTTGGTAGACACCGCCGCGACGAATAAGAACCCGGTGGCGCTCGTAGAAGCAGCGCGACAGACGCTTGGACGCGCCCTGATCCGGCCTCTTCTGGATGCCAAGGGTGAGCTGCGAGTGGTCACACTCGACACATCGATCGAGGAAGAATGCTCGCGTGCCGCAAATATGCAGAGCGGACAGCTCTCGTCCAGTGCCCTGCAGATATCTGTGGCACGTCGCGTGCTAGATAGTTTACGTACTTCGTTTGGAGATCAGATTGGTGAGGCACCACCAGTACTTCTGTGTTCTTCTCCGGGCCGGTTCTACCTGCGGCGATTACTGGAACCTTTTCTTCCAAAGGTCGTAGTGATCTCCCCAACAGAGATCCCCCCGATGACGATGGTGCAGTCGGTAGGAGTGGTCCGCTAA
- a CDS encoding EscU/YscU/HrcU family type III secretion system export apparatus switch protein, whose protein sequence is MADSNKTEQATPKRREKAREQGQVARSRELPSVLAIAGAIGSLCLMSHDAATHWTTFYRNMLNTAATGSLDSNGPIFFWSAVEVFRWVLPVLSASLLLSVAAGAAQGGISFSPEAMQLKFERFNPASKVGQIFSLTGLSGILKSLLPFSAIAWIGESCIRSHWGLLVRASSFGLRELTSTLGSMIFEVGWKASLVLVAWSGVDYLMTWMKMESDLKMTKEEVREESKQNDGNPLIKGRIRRLQRRMRKKQALAAAATATVIVTNPTHYAVALRYTPDMAAPLVVSKGQNLLAQQIKALGAEHAIPILENKPLAQALYKTVEVGEAIPSTLYQAVADILVIVFRAQAEVRKQEAMRRNRNASGELVQ, encoded by the coding sequence ATGGCGGATTCGAATAAAACAGAACAGGCTACACCCAAACGGCGCGAAAAAGCGCGGGAGCAGGGCCAGGTCGCACGCTCCCGTGAGCTCCCGAGCGTGTTGGCCATTGCTGGGGCGATTGGTTCGCTATGCCTGATGTCGCATGACGCAGCGACACATTGGACGACGTTCTATCGGAACATGTTGAATACTGCTGCAACAGGCAGCCTCGACAGCAACGGCCCTATCTTCTTCTGGAGTGCCGTCGAAGTGTTTCGGTGGGTTCTGCCTGTGCTTTCCGCTTCGCTCTTATTATCCGTAGCCGCAGGCGCGGCGCAAGGCGGAATCAGCTTTTCTCCCGAAGCGATGCAGCTTAAGTTCGAGCGCTTCAATCCCGCGAGCAAGGTGGGCCAGATCTTCTCGTTGACAGGTCTCAGCGGGATCTTGAAGTCTCTGCTGCCGTTCTCGGCGATCGCATGGATCGGAGAGAGTTGCATCCGGTCACATTGGGGACTTCTAGTTAGGGCCTCGTCCTTCGGACTTCGCGAACTTACGAGCACGCTCGGAAGCATGATCTTCGAAGTAGGTTGGAAGGCAAGCCTCGTGCTCGTTGCGTGGTCGGGTGTCGATTACCTGATGACCTGGATGAAGATGGAAAGCGACCTCAAGATGACGAAGGAAGAGGTGCGTGAGGAGTCGAAGCAGAACGATGGCAACCCCTTGATCAAAGGCAGGATCCGTCGGCTTCAGCGCCGTATGCGGAAGAAGCAGGCGCTCGCCGCAGCAGCAACTGCAACCGTCATCGTTACAAACCCGACCCACTACGCGGTTGCTCTCCGGTATACCCCGGATATGGCAGCACCACTTGTTGTATCCAAGGGGCAGAATCTTTTGGCCCAACAGATCAAGGCATTGGGTGCGGAACATGCAATCCCGATCCTCGAAAACAAGCCCCTGGCACAGGCACTCTACAAGACCGTGGAAGTGGGAGAGGCCATCCCGTCCACGCTCTACCAGGCAGTCGCGGACATCCTGGTGATCGTCTTCCGTGCTCAGGCTGAAGTGAGAAAGCAGGAGGCTATGCGCCGTAATCGCAACGCCTCCGGAGAGTTGGTCCAGTAA
- a CDS encoding flagellar basal body L-ring protein FlgH, whose product MPPPDARTTGSLWSAANALGDLSSDYRARNVNDTIIVQVSVQTTAAQSGAVNSSRTFSTQSGITGLVGDIATKGMNPLFNANSATALKGSGQTSSNTTFSTSLTGQIIAILANGNMVIEAERQIAMNNQHEDLIVRGIVRPGDISSANTIPSAALSNLEIEMKGKGIISDSVRPPNALTRAVLWLFGF is encoded by the coding sequence ATGCCCCCGCCAGACGCTCGCACAACGGGAAGCCTGTGGTCCGCAGCGAACGCTCTTGGCGATCTGTCCTCTGACTACCGAGCTCGAAACGTGAACGACACGATCATCGTGCAAGTTTCGGTTCAGACTACGGCGGCACAAAGCGGCGCAGTGAACAGTTCGAGAACCTTTTCCACCCAATCGGGGATCACCGGACTTGTTGGTGATATTGCGACCAAAGGCATGAACCCGTTGTTCAACGCGAATTCAGCCACGGCACTCAAGGGTTCAGGGCAGACCTCTTCCAACACCACCTTCTCTACCAGTCTGACCGGGCAGATCATCGCCATCCTTGCAAACGGCAACATGGTGATCGAGGCGGAACGGCAGATAGCCATGAACAATCAGCATGAGGATCTCATCGTCCGGGGGATCGTGCGTCCGGGAGATATTAGCTCTGCGAATACGATCCCGTCGGCCGCGCTTAGTAATCTCGAGATCGAGATGAAGGGCAAGGGCATCATCTCCGACAGCGTACGTCCACCGAATGCCCTAACCCGCGCTGTTCTCTGGCTCTTTGGTTTCTAA
- a CDS encoding FliM/FliN family flagellar motor switch protein, with amino-acid sequence MKTVDSKIIGRSSAAAATILPCNFRSAGRLSNESARTLTTLHEVLARNLMNSLDVYLGTGLEVRLVTLEQLAMDDFKAKCQTAGYVLPCAARPSSNTVLLEMDNELMFTMVDLLLGGSGAKLEASRELTEMDEEIMEGAGLLIAQQIERVWQPIGATLTPGKCIKPNLAHRVFPPTEKVLRIQFAVTVAGMTGSLHLAFQASLASHLVRNVRTDPANGKSGMGNLPLPSLQKRLLDCKFAIAGDIPELHVSVKDLARIEVGSVLTLSAPVSAPGKLMLEGRTYFEASPVRQGNNKAMQLLSPVQSDYDENEINEDERNASS; translated from the coding sequence ATGAAGACTGTCGACAGCAAGATTATCGGACGTTCTTCCGCCGCCGCGGCGACTATTCTGCCATGCAATTTTCGTTCGGCGGGACGTCTTTCGAATGAGAGTGCTAGAACACTGACGACGCTTCACGAGGTCCTGGCTCGAAATCTGATGAACTCGCTGGATGTCTATCTTGGCACCGGGCTTGAGGTTCGCCTTGTAACGTTAGAGCAACTGGCGATGGATGACTTCAAAGCGAAGTGTCAGACAGCGGGTTATGTCCTCCCCTGCGCGGCTCGCCCCTCCTCTAACACGGTTCTGCTCGAGATGGACAACGAACTCATGTTCACGATGGTCGATCTCTTGTTGGGGGGCTCCGGAGCGAAGTTGGAGGCGAGTCGGGAACTGACGGAGATGGATGAAGAGATCATGGAGGGCGCCGGGTTGCTGATCGCACAGCAGATCGAGCGTGTGTGGCAGCCTATTGGGGCGACACTCACACCCGGAAAATGTATCAAGCCAAACCTTGCGCACAGGGTTTTTCCGCCAACGGAAAAAGTGCTTCGCATTCAGTTCGCCGTGACGGTCGCAGGAATGACGGGATCTCTTCACCTTGCATTCCAGGCTTCCCTGGCGAGTCACCTCGTGCGCAATGTTCGGACCGACCCTGCGAATGGGAAGAGCGGGATGGGAAATCTTCCTCTTCCCAGCCTTCAGAAGAGATTGCTCGACTGCAAGTTCGCAATCGCTGGGGACATTCCAGAGCTGCACGTATCGGTGAAAGATCTAGCCCGAATTGAGGTCGGAAGTGTTCTGACGCTCTCGGCACCGGTGTCAGCTCCTGGCAAGCTGATGCTTGAGGGGAGGACGTACTTTGAAGCCTCTCCTGTTCGGCAGGGAAACAATAAGGCGATGCAATTGCTTAGTCCAGTTCAGTCCGACTACGACGAAAATGAGATAAATGAGGATGAGCGCAATGCAAGCTCCTGA
- the fliP gene encoding flagellar type III secretion system pore protein FliP (The bacterial flagellar biogenesis protein FliP forms a type III secretion system (T3SS)-type pore required for flagellar assembly.) — protein sequence MLSAILVAPGASANANGLQIQGLGGASAPWTVVVLLTFLSLIPSLLLCVTPFARLLIVFHFLRQALGLQTTPSNQTLIGLSMILTFFLMQPVGAVVYDTAVVPLEAGQITPLEALNRAGVPLRQFMAHYVRDKDVALFLDLAKEPRPNNIKDLSFRVMLPSYILSELKAGFQIGTVLFLPFLIVDMVVASITTSVGMMQLPPVVISTPLKLLLFLMVDGWHLLIGALMRSFN from the coding sequence ATGCTTAGTGCGATCCTGGTCGCTCCGGGAGCCTCGGCGAATGCGAACGGACTTCAGATACAAGGCCTGGGCGGCGCTTCGGCACCCTGGACGGTTGTCGTTCTCCTGACCTTCCTCTCGCTGATTCCTTCGCTCCTGCTTTGCGTCACTCCCTTCGCAAGGTTGCTGATTGTCTTTCACTTTTTGCGCCAGGCGCTTGGGCTGCAGACCACGCCTTCGAACCAGACGCTGATCGGTCTGTCGATGATTCTGACGTTCTTCCTGATGCAGCCCGTCGGTGCGGTTGTTTACGATACCGCTGTCGTGCCGCTCGAGGCTGGTCAGATCACGCCGCTTGAGGCCTTGAACCGTGCGGGCGTTCCACTCAGGCAGTTCATGGCGCATTATGTTCGCGACAAGGACGTTGCGCTCTTTCTCGATCTCGCGAAGGAACCACGACCGAATAACATCAAGGATCTCTCCTTTCGCGTAATGCTGCCTTCCTATATCTTGTCCGAGTTGAAGGCTGGTTTTCAGATCGGCACTGTTCTCTTTCTTCCCTTTCTTATCGTGGACATGGTCGTCGCATCCATTACTACATCGGTGGGTATGATGCAGCTCCCGCCGGTTGTTATCTCCACGCCGCTGAAGCTGCTTCTGTTCCTGATGGTGGATGGGTGGCATCTACTTATCGGCGCTTTGATGAGGAGTTTCAACTAA
- a CDS encoding flagellar biosynthetic protein FliQ: MGTDAVVALGRSMLMEVIILTAPILLIAIAVSLVVNIAQVLTSLQDQTLSTVPRLLATGTALFILMPWMWRHLSTYTVQLLSDFHRVLE; this comes from the coding sequence ATGGGTACAGATGCCGTAGTCGCGCTAGGGCGGTCGATGCTGATGGAGGTAATCATCCTCACGGCTCCAATCCTCCTGATCGCTATCGCTGTTAGCCTTGTCGTCAATATTGCGCAAGTCCTGACGTCTCTTCAGGATCAAACCCTTTCAACTGTTCCCAGACTGCTTGCGACAGGGACCGCACTCTTCATCTTGATGCCCTGGATGTGGCGTCACCTGAGCACGTACACGGTTCAGCTTCTGAGCGACTTCCATAGGGTGTTGGAGTAA
- the flgF gene encoding flagellar basal-body rod protein FlgF yields MDSGLYAACTALMARTDALDSIANNLANSSTGGFRAKHTTFSSVLAGYGHPLATQLNEATNHYGLLSASRLDLQPGSLERTGNELDLGIDGPGFLAVQTKGGTAYTRNGGLQISSQGQLVTASGDPVLGEGGPITIPRGASITISNDGTVSANGAIAGRLKIVEFSATADPQSMGASYYTVAQKDVVASPESKVQQGMLEGSNVNPVASVIELINAQRAAEGMRHAMTMIDSEIDKTAVQDLPRVS; encoded by the coding sequence ATGGATAGTGGACTGTACGCGGCATGCACGGCTCTGATGGCACGCACCGACGCCCTGGACTCGATTGCCAATAACCTGGCAAATAGCAGCACCGGGGGCTTTCGCGCTAAGCACACAACATTCAGCTCGGTTCTTGCGGGCTATGGCCATCCGCTCGCTACACAACTCAACGAAGCGACCAATCACTATGGTCTCTTGAGTGCATCGCGTCTAGATCTTCAGCCAGGCTCTTTGGAGCGCACTGGAAATGAGCTGGACCTTGGTATTGACGGTCCGGGCTTTCTGGCGGTGCAGACCAAGGGCGGAACGGCCTACACGCGAAATGGGGGGCTACAGATTTCTTCTCAAGGTCAGCTAGTTACCGCTTCCGGCGATCCTGTTCTCGGAGAGGGCGGACCCATAACGATCCCGCGCGGGGCATCGATCACGATCAGCAACGATGGCACCGTCTCGGCAAATGGAGCGATTGCAGGCAGATTGAAGATAGTGGAGTTCTCGGCAACGGCGGATCCGCAGAGTATGGGCGCGAGTTACTACACCGTCGCCCAGAAGGATGTCGTTGCCTCCCCTGAGTCGAAGGTGCAGCAGGGGATGCTTGAAGGATCAAACGTCAACCCGGTGGCCAGCGTCATCGAACTGATCAACGCTCAACGTGCGGCGGAAGGCATGCGTCACGCCATGACGATGATCGATAGCGAGATCGATAAGACCGCTGTTCAGGATCTCCCTCGCGTTAGCTAA
- the fliN gene encoding flagellar motor switch protein FliN: MSVSEPPAQLPDDAQSTVYFRFTLSGSLEGDVFLVIRHSDAMSLSLRDAPEYADGFGEEHYKALSSAVNRCTGDLQESLLEYGVASVRVEAAGMPELPVENSTGLSVHSEDPSRKASMMLIFDEKVIQSLKAASAKAFSYPAAESAGGNLDLVMDVALNVTLRFGQRRLSLREVLDLTSGSVVELDRQVDEPVELVLDGRVVARGEAVIIDGNYGLRITQVVQSVVS; the protein is encoded by the coding sequence GTGTCAGTATCTGAGCCTCCCGCGCAATTGCCGGATGATGCCCAGTCGACCGTATACTTCCGCTTCACCCTGAGCGGTTCGCTGGAGGGGGATGTTTTCCTCGTCATCCGGCACTCCGATGCGATGTCGCTCAGCCTGCGCGACGCGCCGGAGTACGCCGACGGGTTTGGAGAGGAACACTATAAGGCGCTATCGAGCGCGGTAAATCGATGCACCGGCGACCTCCAGGAGTCACTTCTGGAATATGGTGTTGCATCCGTGCGGGTGGAAGCTGCCGGCATGCCTGAGCTGCCGGTCGAGAACTCGACCGGACTGTCAGTTCATTCCGAGGATCCAAGTCGCAAAGCATCCATGATGCTAATCTTCGATGAGAAGGTCATTCAGTCACTGAAAGCGGCATCGGCGAAAGCGTTCTCCTATCCGGCTGCGGAGTCTGCCGGTGGCAATCTCGACTTGGTGATGGATGTCGCGCTGAATGTAACACTCCGCTTTGGACAACGGCGACTCTCCTTGAGAGAGGTGCTTGATCTTACGAGCGGCTCGGTCGTCGAGCTTGACCGGCAGGTGGATGAGCCTGTGGAACTCGTGCTGGATGGACGGGTTGTGGCGCGAGGCGAGGCGGTTATCATCGACGGCAACTACGGTCTGCGGATCACGCAGGTCGTCCAGTCCGTGGTCTCTTGA
- a CDS encoding sigma-70 family RNA polymerase sigma factor, whose product MATAHTIYKMIAVSDTDFDERNELIMQELPQVHYIASRILERLPQQVELSDLVHAGVIGLLEAYRSFDSTKNAQFKTFAKFRIKGAILDSLRALDWGSRGIRRKAREIADATQKLEGALGRYPTKEEIAAEMKISLRDLNDVQTELNGLHVVGQESASSFEGEAARDLIESAPSSWDNPFEMYCKTEAKAHLVQAISDLSEREQLILSLYYREELTMKEVAEIVGLAVSRVSQIHFATLAKLKVALGHHEPGKAVGAQSKGQK is encoded by the coding sequence ATGGCAACAGCACATACGATCTACAAAATGATCGCGGTGAGTGACACAGATTTCGATGAGCGTAACGAGCTCATCATGCAAGAGTTACCGCAGGTTCACTATATCGCTTCGCGTATCCTCGAGCGGCTTCCACAACAGGTGGAGCTGAGCGATCTCGTTCATGCGGGCGTTATCGGTCTGTTAGAGGCGTATCGATCGTTTGACAGCACAAAGAACGCACAGTTCAAGACATTCGCGAAGTTTCGTATCAAAGGGGCAATCCTTGACAGCCTCCGTGCGCTGGACTGGGGCTCGAGAGGGATTCGGCGGAAGGCGCGAGAGATCGCGGACGCTACTCAGAAGCTTGAGGGTGCGCTTGGGAGGTATCCCACGAAGGAAGAGATTGCCGCAGAGATGAAGATCAGCCTGCGCGATCTGAACGACGTTCAGACGGAATTGAACGGGTTGCACGTCGTTGGCCAGGAGTCGGCCTCCTCTTTTGAGGGTGAGGCCGCGCGAGACCTGATCGAATCAGCTCCAAGCAGTTGGGATAATCCGTTTGAGATGTATTGCAAGACAGAGGCGAAAGCTCATCTGGTTCAAGCTATCTCGGATCTCTCGGAGCGCGAGCAATTGATTCTCTCGCTCTACTACCGCGAGGAACTGACGATGAAAGAAGTCGCGGAGATCGTGGGCCTGGCTGTCTCGCGTGTCTCCCAGATTCACTTCGCCACGCTGGCGAAATTGAAAGTAGCTCTGGGACACCATGAGCCCGGCAAGGCGGTCGGGGCTCAATCGAAGGGGCAGAAATGA
- a CDS encoding HDOD domain-containing protein: MKEAKVSQMQDDQFLTGDPTIHSPGLFIGSPIVAFADPLPDVPAMVGTKLQLELLLQESLVDLSAVSEVILSDAGATLQVLRLIGEEYPEEEGRPTRIEDCIVSLNSERWYEAICASSIPQDSEVLMAWQHCRRVAQCAKELAQCVEGFSPEEAYVVGLLYELGRFPHLLGWNRSGDSSREHRALGVMLADYWHLPGYLLSAIQDEQEAVPCSRWSELLAMAQTLVARMESRQAE; encoded by the coding sequence ATGAAAGAGGCAAAGGTCTCTCAGATGCAAGATGATCAGTTCTTAACAGGGGATCCCACGATCCACTCTCCCGGTCTCTTTATTGGCTCCCCGATAGTCGCCTTTGCCGATCCTCTTCCCGATGTGCCTGCGATGGTCGGAACCAAGCTTCAACTAGAGCTTCTCCTGCAGGAGTCGCTAGTCGACCTCAGCGCCGTTTCCGAGGTAATTCTATCGGACGCGGGCGCGACGCTTCAGGTCCTACGGCTGATTGGTGAGGAGTATCCAGAAGAGGAGGGCAGGCCGACCCGGATTGAAGACTGCATTGTTAGCCTCAACTCAGAACGCTGGTACGAGGCCATATGCGCTTCGAGCATTCCTCAGGACAGCGAAGTTCTTATGGCGTGGCAGCACTGTAGGCGGGTTGCTCAATGCGCTAAGGAACTCGCCCAGTGCGTCGAGGGTTTTTCCCCGGAAGAAGCATACGTTGTGGGCCTGCTCTATGAACTCGGAAGATTCCCTCACTTGCTTGGCTGGAATCGCTCGGGAGATTCATCCCGGGAACATCGGGCGCTCGGTGTGATGCTCGCCGACTACTGGCACCTTCCGGGCTACCTGCTTTCCGCTATTCAGGATGAGCAGGAGGCCGTTCCTTGTTCCCGCTGGAGCGAGCTTCTCGCCATGGCGCAGACTCTCGTGGCCCGCATGGAGAGCCGTCAAGCGGAGTAG